From Longimicrobium sp., a single genomic window includes:
- a CDS encoding CgeB family protein, whose protein sequence is MKLVVFGLTISSSWGNGHATTYRALLRAFSERGHEISFYEWDAPWYSGNRDLARPGFVDLKLYEEWNAVAPPAIAEAKEADAVIVGSYVKDGPRVIDALAEAGVDPLFFYDIDTPVTVAALRKGGTEYLRPDQVPLFTRYLSFTGGPFLHEVLERELGAREARPLYCSVDVDRYHPTEIDPLLVSDLAYMGTYAPDRQPVLERYLLEPARRMPDRKFYVAGPQYPADTAWPGNVLHNPHLPPSLHPVFYSSARWQLNATRADMVAAGWSPSVRLFEAAACGAAIISDRWPGIDHFLTPGKEILLPSTTEEVVHILADTHDDDRRAIGLAARARIVAEHTAEHRAEELESLVGTAAPV, encoded by the coding sequence GAAGCTGGTCGTATTCGGCCTGACCATCTCGTCCAGCTGGGGCAACGGTCACGCGACCACGTACCGGGCCCTGCTCCGCGCCTTCAGCGAGCGCGGCCACGAGATCAGCTTCTACGAGTGGGATGCGCCCTGGTACAGCGGCAACCGCGACCTGGCGCGCCCCGGCTTCGTGGACCTGAAGCTGTACGAGGAATGGAACGCCGTCGCCCCGCCCGCCATCGCCGAGGCGAAGGAGGCGGACGCGGTGATCGTCGGCTCGTACGTCAAGGACGGGCCGCGGGTGATCGACGCCTTGGCCGAGGCCGGCGTGGACCCGCTGTTCTTTTACGACATCGACACGCCGGTGACCGTCGCCGCGCTGCGGAAGGGCGGCACCGAGTACCTGCGCCCCGACCAGGTGCCGCTGTTCACCCGCTACCTGTCGTTCACCGGCGGTCCCTTCCTGCACGAGGTGCTGGAGCGCGAGCTGGGCGCGCGCGAGGCGAGGCCGCTGTACTGCTCGGTGGATGTGGATCGCTACCATCCCACGGAGATCGATCCCCTGCTGGTGAGCGACCTGGCGTACATGGGCACCTACGCGCCCGACCGGCAGCCGGTGCTCGAGCGCTATCTGCTGGAGCCGGCGCGGCGGATGCCCGATCGCAAGTTCTACGTCGCGGGCCCGCAGTACCCGGCTGATACCGCGTGGCCGGGGAACGTGCTCCACAACCCGCACCTGCCGCCCTCGCTGCACCCCGTGTTCTACAGCAGCGCGCGCTGGCAGCTGAACGCCACCCGCGCCGACATGGTGGCCGCGGGCTGGTCGCCGTCGGTCCGCCTGTTCGAGGCCGCGGCCTGCGGCGCCGCCATCATCAGCGACCGCTGGCCGGGGATCGACCACTTCCTCACGCCGGGGAAGGAGATCCTGCTTCCCTCCACCACGGAGGAAGTCGTCCACATTCTGGCCGATACGCACGACGACGACCGCCGCGCCATCGGCCTCGCCGCCCGCGCCCGCATCGTCGCCGAGCACACGGCGGAGCACCGGGCCGAGGAGCTGGAATCCCTCGTGGGGACCGCGGCCCCGGTCTGA